The DNA region TCGATTTGCTGGCCATGATCATTCCTGGGCTTAATTTGATCAAATTATCGGACGCTTCTCCGCGGTCAAGCGGTGGCGTCGGTCTCAAGAGACAAAAAAAGGCGGAGCCGAAGCCCCGCCTTGATTCCGTTTCCGGTTGTCCAGCGATTAACGCTTGGAGAACTGGAACGAACGGCGGGCCTTGGCCTTGCCGTACTTCTTACGCTCGACAACGCGGCTGTCGCGGGTCAGGAAGCCACCCTTCTTCAGGACCGAGCGCAGGCCCGGTTCGAAGTAGGTGAGGGCCTTCGAGAGACCGTGACGAACAGCACCGGCCTGGCCGGAAAGGCCGCCGCCGTGAACGGTCGCGACGATGTCGAACTGGCCATCACGGGCAGCTGCGACGATCGGCTGCTGCAGGATCATCTGCAGGACCGGACGGGCGAAGTAGGTGCGGAATTCGCGGCCGTTGATCGTGATCTTGCCGGTGCCCGGCTTGACCCAGACGCGGGCAACGGCGTTCTTGCGCTTGCCGGTGGCATAGGAGCGACCCAGCGAGTCGACCTTGCGGACGTGAGCCGGAGCTGCGTCCTGTGCCGGGGCAAGGTCCTTCAGGGAAGAAAGATCGGCCATACTTAGGCGCTCCTTGTGTTCTTGCTGTTCAGCTTGGCAACGTCGAGAACGACGGGCTGCTGAGCTTCATGCGGATGGTTCGAGCCGGCATAGACGCGCAGGTTCTTCATCTGGCGACGGCCGAGCGGGCCGCGCGGGATCATGCGCTCGACAGCCTTCTCGAGAACGCGCTCCGGGAAGCGGCCTTCGATGATCTGGCGGGCAGTACGTTCCTTGATGCCACCCGGATAACCGGTGTGCCAGTAGTAGGTCTTGTCCGAATACTTCTTGCCGGTGAGGACAACCTTCTCGGCGTTGATCACGATGACATTGTCACCATCGTCAACGTGAGGGGTGTAGGTGGCCTTGTGCTTGCCGCGAAGATACGTGGCGATGATGGTGGCGAGGCGGCCGACAACGAGCCCTTCGGCATCGATGACGATCCACTTCTTCTCCACCTCTGCAGGCTTCTGAACGAAGGTAGACATTGAGGTCTCTTTCCGTGTGATCCTGGCAAACCCTGATATGGGCCAGCAGGCGTTTTTTGTTGCTTGTTTCGCGCCGTGTTCGACACAAAAAAGAAAGCGGTCCCGAGGGGCCGCGTCCTTGTGCGCTGTATAATCAGAGGTGCCGGATTGGTCAAGATGATGTTGGCC from Rhizobium glycinendophyticum includes:
- the rpsI gene encoding 30S ribosomal protein S9, which produces MADLSSLKDLAPAQDAAPAHVRKVDSLGRSYATGKRKNAVARVWVKPGTGKITINGREFRTYFARPVLQMILQQPIVAAARDGQFDIVATVHGGGLSGQAGAVRHGLSKALTYFEPGLRSVLKKGGFLTRDSRVVERKKYGKAKARRSFQFSKR
- the rplM gene encoding 50S ribosomal protein L13, giving the protein MSTFVQKPAEVEKKWIVIDAEGLVVGRLATIIATYLRGKHKATYTPHVDDGDNVIVINAEKVVLTGKKYSDKTYYWHTGYPGGIKERTARQIIEGRFPERVLEKAVERMIPRGPLGRRQMKNLRVYAGSNHPHEAQQPVVLDVAKLNSKNTRSA